The DNA segment ATCACCAACAAAGAATTGTTTGAAATTATCCCTTAGctctcattcttcttcttcttcttcttcttcttcttcttcttcttcttcttcttcttcttcttcttcttcttcttcttcttcttcttcttcttcttcttcttcttcttcttcttcttcttcttcttcttcttcttcttcttcttctctcgcaTAAACACTCTCACGACACTTCCCATTTATCTGGTGACCCTTTTTAGGGGCCTCACCCCCCAGGTTGGGAACCGCTGGATTGTATTTGTTGACTGTGTACAAACTTCAATgatgaatattaatattatatgatCTCACTTTGAACATTTAAGCACATTTTGCTACATCACTTATTACCACGTTCATCTAAGCAGGTTCATGGAGTATTTTTACATTCTGACTTCAGTCAATGATCTGAATTCTCCACCAATCACAAACCCCGCCTCCTTTCGTGGTTGTGGTTAAACGCGCGAGCTGGTATCCACGCGCCACGAGAGGATCCTTTCTGACTGATCTATTTCGGGTCCTTCGTCCTGAAGCGGAGCAGCTGCACTTATTATGTGCAATGCAACGCGGATCCAACAGGCCGGCGCGGCGCGTGCGATTAGGGCCCGTAATCATTACGAAATGCTATTATTCAGCAAACGCGCCGCCCGGAGTCGACCTCGCGGCGTCCCGTCCCTCACACGTGTTACAGGAAGTGTCTCGTCCAGGTGATGGCCGCCAGAGGAccacttcctgcccccccccacccaaaaaacaacaaggttCAGCTGAAATGAAGTGCTGTTGTTGCCCCGTTGGAAtgcctgtgttgtgtctttgttaTTGTTTATTCAGTTGTTCCACATGGTTCCACCATGAAATCAGCAGCATAAGATTGAGACtgaaaagctgtgtgtgtgtgtgtgtgtgtgcgtgtgtgtgtgtgtgtgcgtgcacactcTGGGATCCAGCTGCGTTGCACACTGCAGATGTTCTCAGATGAACCAGTTTGTTAATTCAACTTCGACTCTCTCGTACACATTTACATAACGTCAGAacgcctttatatatatatatatatatatatatatatatatctggggagggaggggcttaaGTTTATTGGAATTTAGAACCATGACCTTCTGTACAAAATATGGTGCAACCTGAACTGAAGAGTGAAGTCGAAGCTTCATGAGTGAAAGCTGcgttctctgcagtgaccagcagggggcgactcctctggtcacAGAGAATCAGACGGAAGACACGGAGGCAAAGCTAATGACAGATGACGGACAAATGCCAAATTCATGACCAGGCATGCAGCGAGCTTAAGGTCATGacgtgcagtgtgtgtgagtgtgtgtgtgtgtgtgtgtgtgtgtgtgtaggtggcaTGTgccctgcatgcacacacacatgtctgcTCAGTAATGTCATTAATAACCCTGGGTATGAAGGCCTTCAGAGGAATTGTCCAGATGATGCTTGAACGCCGTATATACGCGAAATgcctggaagtgtgtgtgtgtgtgtttgtgtgcgagtgtgtgcgcgctctGCCGGGATGTCACAACCCATCAGCTTGTATCCCTGGTGGTGGCAGAGCGGTTTTGGCAAAAGGTTCAGTCTCCTGAGTCTGGAAAAccaagtgagtgagtgagtaagtAAAAGGAGTTAGTGATTgggtgagtgaaggagtgagagagtAAGAGAATGAGTGAGAGAGTAAAGGAGTTAGTGATTgggtgagtgaaggagtgagagagtTAGTAAGAGAATGAGTGAGTAAGTAAAGGAGTTAGTGATTgggtgagtgaaggagtgagagagtAAGAGAATGAGTGAGTAAGTAAAGGAGTTAGTGATTgggtgagtgagagagtgagtaaGAGAATGAGTGAGTAAGTAAAGGAGTTAGTGATTgggtgagtgaaggagtgagagagtAAGAGAATGAGTGAGTAAGTAAAGGAGTTAGTGATTgggtgagtgaaggagtgagagagtAAGAGAATGAGTGAGTAAGTAAAGGAGTTAGTGATTgggtgagtgaaggagtgagagagCGAGTAAGAGAATGAGTGAGTAAGTAAAGGAGTTAGTGATTgggtgagtgagagagtgagtaaGAGAATGAGTGAGTAAGTAAAGGAGTTAGTGATTgggtgagtgaaggagtgagagagCGAGTAAGAGGATGAGTGAGTAAGTAAAGGAGTTAGTGATTgggtgagtgaaggagtgagagagtgagtaaGAGAATGAGTGGGTAAGTAGAAGGAGTTAGTGATTgggtgagtgaaggagtgagagagtAAGAGAATGAGTGAGAGAGTAAAGGAGTTAGTGATTgggtgagtgaaggagtgagagagtgagtaaGAGAATGAGTGAGTAAGTAGAAGGAGTTAGTGATTgggtgagtgaaggagtgagagagtAAGAGAATGAGTGAGAGAGTAAAGGAGTTAGTGATTgggtgagtgaaggagtgagagagtgagtgagagaatGAGTGGGTAAGTAGAAGGAGTTAGTGATTgggtgagtgaaggagtgagagagCGAGTAAGAGGATGAGTGAGTAAGTAAAGGAGTTAGTGATTgggtgagtgaaggagtgagagagtgagtaaGAGAATGAGTGGGTAAAGGAGTTAGTGTTTgggtgagtgaaggagtgagagagCAAGTAAGAGAATGAGTGAGTAAAGGAGTTAGTGATTgggtgagtgaaggagtgagagagtgagtaaGAGAATGAGTGGGTAAAGGAGTTAGTGTTTgggtgagtgaaggagtgagagagCGAGTAAGAGAATGAGTGAGTAAAGGAGTTAGTGATTgggtgagtgaaggagtgagagagtgagtgagagaatGAGTGGGTAAGTAGAAGGAGTTAGTGATTgggtgagtgaaggagtgagagagtAAGAGAATGAGTGAGAGAGTAAAGGAGTTAGTGATTgggtgagtgaaggagtgagagagtTAGTAAGAGAATGAGTGAGTAAAGGAGTTAGTGATTgggtgagtgaaggagtgagagagtTAGTAAGAGAATGAGTGAGTAAAGGAGTTAGTGATTgggtgagtgaaggagtgagagagtAAGAGAATGAGTGAGAGAGTAAAGGAGTTAGTGATTgggtgagtgaaggagtgagagagtTAGTAAGAGAATGAGTGAGTAAAGGAGTTAGTGATTGGGTGAGTGAAGGAGAGAGTAGGAGAATGGGTGAGTGATCTTTTGTGCTTTGTATTTCTATGTGAGAAATGATCTGCAGAGAACGAGATCATTTTGTGTCGTTAGCAGAGCAGCTGGTGGATCGATGGAATGAATCCAGGACATCGTTAGAACCCAGAAGCCGACTTTGatgtatttgttacatgaattgGTGTGTAAGTTCTGCCTAAAGACACAAAATAAGTGATCAGTATTCTGCAGACATCTGGTGCTCATCAGCTCATTTAATCTACATATGTCCTTCATTCATTAATAATAGAATATGAATTATATTTCTTATTTGTATAATTTCTGGGGCTTAATTGTTAGATCTTTTTTCAACTCATTTAACCATTTAAATTATTTCAACATCATACATAAAAGTcttctgtatttttaaaaatgtttattcatttgttatattttattattttgccgAGTCAACTTGCGCCTTTGTCTTGTTTGTTCCACATTCAATAACTGAAGCCTTCTATCAAATATCtcattcaaaatacatttatcttaaTTCGGACTTTAAATAAAACCCATTCGAACACCCAACGTTTAAGATGCAGATGAGGATGCACGAGCTCACTGCAGGTCTCGGGCTGAAAGGTGGAGATGCTGCCAGGTGACCGTTGGGACAGCGAGACGACACCTGGTGGACGGATGAGGAAggacataatatatatatacctatatAATTTATGTATATGAAGGTATTGTGCTCTTAATCAAACCTCTGCACTATTGATCGCGCGGAGAGGAACGTCATTGTGACGTCACAGCTGAACGCGGTTCTCCGGTCAGCTCCGTTCTACCTCGTCCCATGAGGCAAACTGGATTAGGATAAACTAATACTGATCCCCGTTCAGTGCTTAAAGGTCTCCGCATGACGTTTAATGCAATTATGGCACAaagacaaacccccccccccccccccccccgacaataACTGAGTTTTActacaaagaagaaaagaggcttttaatgtggattccacGTTGCATTTAGCGCCAATAAgaggctttgtttgtgtgttaaagggTGAGTTCACTCAAATTATGAACATATGTGTATCTATATGTGTATCTATTGCCTCGGTATTATTCAGCcatgtgcagtgtttttattttagttgttCTTTGAACTATTCTTATTCCCACATTTCCCAGTATTTGTACTTCATTGATGCTTTAAAACGTTTCTCTTCTGCAGGATTCAAAAGGGAGGAAACAACTGTGATGTTTCTACTGCATCGAtttccatctcttcctcttctggatAAAACGATCACAATAAACCTGTCATGCAAACAAGGCCCAAAGGGCTTTTCCCACAAAAACAAGACACAAATTAAAATCACTTAatgaaatataattaatatacataagatgaaaaatgaaattagTTTGTTAACTTTTAATAATATGCTACCTGGACCATTTCTTTGGGCCACTTAATGTAACAtttccttgtttcctttccAAGCTTTATACAGTTATTATAAATAATCCTAATTAGATTTTGGCATTTCTAAAGCTTTTattgtgtaaataaacaaaacaatctgATCTTCTGAAACGTGTCATTGAATCCCACGTGGAAatctcacacaaacagacacacaaacagtcgCACGGCGACGCGTTCTTAGCGAGTCATTTATTGTTACTGAGGAAGTTAACACGGTTAACTGCGTTAAACGTCACACAACAAACCTCTGCCGCtgtgaggtcacttcctgtgcgTCGCACAGCTGGAGGcatatacacacagtacatcTTATTGGCAAGTAGATATGCTTTAGTAAGTACTACTACCAGGTACTCATGTACAATATACATGTTAAAAAATATAGTTTGTTTGCATCGCCACCAGTTCCTCTTTGTTCAGAATTCACATTGAAGTGTTTCAGGTTTGTTGGATGGCGACGAACCGAAGAGCTGTGTTGTCTTTATTTGAgtagcgacacacacacacacacacacacacacacacacacacggaggcagACGCACAGAAGGCACGTCTCTGCATCTGCACATCGCCAACGGATGAGCAGTCCATCATCGGGGGGGGGACGCTCTCAAACCTCACACCCCGGCGCACAAACCACAGGACGAAGCAGGCGCCCCACGACACGAGAACAGACTCATCCGATTGGACCATAAGAACCGAGTACAGTGCACCGCACTACGGGGGCCTCAGTCTGCTGGGGGGGAGGAATGTTTCCAAAGAACAACCCCCCCAAATAAGAACACTGTTTTCATATATCTGAGTTTTAAATGCAGTCAGTGAAGGTTGAGAAGAACCGTCCCTCAAGGCAAGAGAAGGGAGgctccttctttcctttcctcagcAGAAAAGGATGCGAGCTTCTCAAGGCGGCGTGACGGGACGGCCCaaagaccaggaccaggaccaaaGACCAGGACCaaagaccaggaccaggaccaaaGACCAGGACCAGGCCTCAGGGTTGAaatgtgcggggggggggggggggggtctctgaaAGACATCGGACTGAGGAGATAAAGATTAACAGGAAATGGTTTGACAAGAGTTTGATGAAAAGGTCGAttatcttagcttagcatgaggaAACAGCTGGCCTGgtccttatgctaagctaagctgctTAGCTAGGAGGTGACCGTAGCATCTGTTGCGTCCTCCATGAGTTCATGTGGAAGTTACAACGAGGCCGACGTGGATGAACTGACGGACGTATCAGAAAGGCCagaacagagtgtgtgtgtgtgtgtgtgtgtgtgggggggggggggggggggcacaaatcTCTAACCACAACACTGACAATCTATCGGACCACAGCTGAGCAGTTAAGTACACGTGGCGCTCAAAATAGGCATCGATACACAAAAggcattcatcttttttaaaaacacaacataacaaagtgtaatgggaaaaaaaatgcaCTTAAACAActtaaaaaggctttttttccccccttgaaATCCTCCGCTGTCACTTTGGGGAAACGCCGCTGGAATTGTTACGCTGctaaagtaaagagcagcagcaATAAGGGCGACGCCGCTGCTCAGGAACGGTCCACAgacacaaaccccccccaagAAAACATTCTCTTCAAGGCAGTTCTGGCACAAAAAGTCTGACTTCCTGTTTAGAAGTGGAACGAATAGAAAGTAAAGATGATGTCATACTATCAGGCAGACGCAGTATTCTCTGTAACGTAGTGAAAACTGCTCTGGGAATAAAggtctgccgccccccccccccccccgtcatctGGCCTTAAACTCCTCCGCAGCCTTCCTTTGGTTAATGAACAGAACAAAGGTGAGCTGCTTCCTCCTGTCAGCGTAGCAGGACTCGTCAAAGGCTCTTCTGATGATCATCACAGTGGTTTAGGATTCAACTAGAGGGAGAACGTTCAATGGGAGCTCAGCGAGGACCGGAGGACCCTCtcccgcctgtgtgtgtgtgtgtgtgtgtgtgtgtgcgtgtgtgtgtgtggttccatGGCATCGCGGTCAAGTCTCAGGCGTCAAGGTGTGGCTGGCGAAAAAAACTGTCAGGGATGGACAtcctgaaagagagaaaggtaAAAAGACTTTTACCTCACAGCCGCAGAGACAAACGCCTTCGTGACTTTTATCCTGAGGGATCATTTATTCACAAAATGGTGAATTTGATGTCATGCAAACATCAAATTCTATACGGGAATTTAGAATGAGGCCCGTTGGTCCATGTAGTCAAACGGACCATAAAGCAgcggatgctttagggcgggaccacacgctgattgacagggaCAGACCAGAATAATAATGAAtccgtcctcctcagtccaaatatggtcacttcctgttcactgactgcaaaagtaataataaaaaaacgagGGCGTCACGATGAGTGAGAAGGACGTCCCTTTTGACGATTAGTATAATAATTAGTCCTCCGCTGGCCCTTAGAGACGTGTGTGTGGAAAGCTTGACCCCTGTGCGACCCCCCCCCGGAGATACGGCTCACTTTGAAATCACTTCCCTACAGAAAGGCTTTAATGTGACGTCGTCTGCTCCTGCAGACTTAAAGTAAGACGAACGCATTCAACGTTTGGTGTCTAGTGCGTTACGTTGTTGTATTTACTCCTTTGACGCCTCGTCGGCTTCCTTTCCAGCCTCGGAGAATTAAAGTCTCACATCGGTCGCTTTATTCCTCTAAATGAGCAGCGTGTCAGTTCATTTACCCGGAACTGATAGAGCactggggtcaaaggtgaatCTCATCTGaagctcttctgctgctgcatcaGGCCCACGTTCTCATACACTCTGGAGCTGTCCTCCCTCatcctgccaacacacacacacacacacacacgcgcgcgcacacacacacacacacacacacacacacacactttcatgaGAAACTACGCGTCCAGCAATCGGGCGGCGTGAATGTGCGGTGGTGGACTCACTCTGTGCAGGTGGGGGTGGGGATCGGGGTACACGGGGGCAGAGGGCTCTGCTCCCCTCCGGTCAGGTCGGACAACGAGTACTTGATGTTGGTGTACTCGCGCCCTTTAATCTTACTTTtctgcagaggagagaaggcGGGAGGTGTTAGGAGACAGGAACGAGGGCaggtgggggaggcgggggaggcaggggggggcggcacagacctgctcctcctcgatgCGTCTCTGCAGCGTCTCTATGTAGTGCTGCACGGCCATGTAGATGAAGCGGTACTGCGCCTCCGTCTGCACCATCCCCGAGCGCTGCGAGCGCACCATCTGGATGGTCTTCGGCACGTCGATGTCGCAGTCGACGCCTGCGGCACAGAAACGGGACCGGAGGTCACGGCGGGTTTTGGGGCGACGCCTCGGAGCTCACCTGGGGGACACGCGACTCACCCTTTTCTCTGATCACGTCTATCAGGATGTCGATGACTATGAACGTGCCCGTCCTCCCGATGCCCGCGCTGAACAACggcagagacagagatggtGATCCACGGCtcctgtgcgtgtgcacgtactcatgtgtgtgtgtgtgtgtgcgtgtgtatgtgtgtctgcgcgTACCTGCAGTGCACCGCTATCGGCCCGGCGTCCACTATGCTCTCCTGCTTCAGGTTGACCTCCTCCAGGAAGTCGAGCACGCCGCCCGGGTCGGTGGGCACGCCGTGGTCGGGCCAGGCCCTGAAGTGGTACTGCCAGACCGTGCGCTCCGTGTTGCCCTGGAAACGAGACGCGTGTGACGACGGCGGCGGTCTTTCCAGAACAAGAAGTGCGAAGCCCCGAGTGACTCACCTGTCCCACTTTGGACAGCTTGAGCTCTCTTAAGATGTAGTCGTGTGCCGACGTCTCTCGCACGTTGCGGACGCGCATGGCGCCGTACTCCTTCAGCGCCGACATGTCGGGCCAGTACTTCACACATTTACTCTGCAGAGACACGAGGAGACATTTACCTCTGGAGGACAGGATACGCGTCATGTGCCAGAAGCAAAAGACGTGAATGTGCAGAATGAGAATAATGCGTCTGCCATTTGTCACCAAGTAGCTCAAATGAAACGATAAGTAACTATTTAACATTTGTGATAGTAAAACACTTAAAGGAAGAGTTCTGCATGATGAGCACTCGGTACTTCGATACCACATGCAGATTCAACTTTTTGAGATCCGGATTTTTCTAGtagaataactttttttttcctactaCAGCAGATGATCGGATACAGGAACCTGCTTCGGATATTAAAGCATCACGTTTGCTTCTTATAGGACGGGAGGTGTTCGGGCGGAGCTCACCTTCCCCCGCTCCACCTCTTTGGTGGTCATCACGATGACCCGGGAGTTCTCCTGAAACACCATCCTCCAGAAGTCACTGATGGTGTTCTGCAGACAGCCCTGGGTGGCGATGTAGCTCTTCTTCACCTTCGTGCTGTTGCACTTTGGGTCCAGCTcgggctacacacacacacacacacgcacacgcacacgcggtcAGCTGGGTGCTGCATGCGGGCCGCGGCCGTGATGACGTGCAGAGCGAAGCGGGTCGTTACCATGACAGCAGACACCACCATGATGATGTTGGCGTTGATGTAGTCGCAGCCCGGCTCGTTGGGCTCTCGGTCGTTGAGCACAACACGCGTGTGGTCgactacaaacacaaacacacgttttaGCACCTCACTCGGGTAAAGGTCAAAGCGTCTTCTGGTGGGGGTCgaggggggtcgaggggggtcGAGGGTCCTTACAGGGCAGAATGTTCTTGTAtctgttcttgtttttgttctctGCTCTCTGGCCCTCTTTGCGACTGTAGAGCAGCTTACACTCCTGCTGCTGCAAGGtctggatggagggagggagggagagatgagggagggagggagacataaGATCCAAATACACAATCAATACAATAATCAATGAGAGGATTTAAAAGCTTGTTTTCTATGATCGCCAAAACTAAACTGTTGATTGAAGCCCgaagcaattaaaaaaactaattatCTTCAGATTTTCATCCTTCCAACGGTCCTTGAACGCATCTTGGTCAGTCTTCAAAAACATTGTATTCTACTCGTCTCATTTTAAACTTTCCTTTCACCAGATTCtgttaaaaaacattcaattcaGAGTGAAACTATTTGCTCTTCTGAGACAGTCGCATGACATTTAGTCTGAGACGCTTTGGCTGAACGCAGCGAGGAGAGGATGTAAATATAGTACATAGATAAAACACGTGGAGCTTCCCCGTCTGAGAACCTGGAGACAACTTGTGGATATCTGGATTCCATTGAAGAAAAGGAAATTCAAAGTGGGTTTCTTCTGGTCCTGATTGTGTCGGAGAACCGCTCACCTCCACGTCAGAGGGCTCAACACGTCGCACGGAACCACTCACCTCAAATTCTTCCCAGAAGCCCTGCTTGACCTTGTCCGTGGCCTCCGCCAGCTTGCTGAGCTCCCTCACCCGGCTCTCGATCTCGGCGGCGTTGATCCGCGTGGTGTTCAGGGGCTGTGGGACGGAGCGGGAgtcagcaccagcagcacgcTGCTTCTAGCTTCCCGGCGATAAACGGGCCCGAGCGGTACCTGTTTGAGCTGGAGCACGGTGCCCAGGGTCTCCACCATGGGGTTCTTCTTGTAGTGCTCCACCAGGTCGGTGAGGGAGTCGAACTTCTCCCCCCCGCCGACGTCGTACTTCAGGTCATGCTGAAAAGGAAGGAGGCCAAGTGTCAGCATCAGAGGACCTACATGTGGTACGAACAAGAACCCAAGGGACCGGTCCATGGATTCATTACTCATCCATCAGAATCCCCTACACAAGGGttcaggagtcgccccctggtggacactgGGGAGAATGCGGTCACCTGGCAGCGGATCATGACGTGTGTGACTTTGGGTTTGCTGTCGCTGCTGTCCGTCTTGTCGTCCCCCGTCCGGACCGACAGCACGAAGTCCCCGGGGTGACTCTGGCTCTCCCTCACCAGGAAGCTGCCGTTCTTCCCTTTCTCCGTCAGCAGCTTCTCGGCCTCGCGGCCCGACAGGTGTCCGTGGAACCACCTGTCAGAGAGACACAGGCCAAACTCATTCATTCAGCACGAGGGAGGATGCGCTGAGCTGCAGGATTGTACGGATAAATGCAATTGGtttgaattaaatcaaaatCAGCGGTTAAATCGCAGAACTTCAAAACAGTCCACAAAGCAACGCgtgacgtcaccatgacgacgccCTCTTCCAATACACAGTACATGAGAAAAACCCATGTCTTGTTCTATTGCTCCAATGGTAAAATGTCCCAAATACAGATCATGAGAAACAATGTggctaaaataataataacaaaagatGGTTAATGATTAACAGAATAATGATGCACAACGACGTCGCTCACCGCTCTGAAGTGGGGTCGGCACAGTTGAGCGGATACTTGAGCTCGATGACGTCGCcgttcttctccttcagctgccCGTGGTGCTCCATGTAATACTGCACCAGCTCGGCCAGGGTGGCGAACTTCTCCCCCCCGTACAGGTCGTAGTAGTCCCCCGTGTTCTGGATCTTGATGTGGGTGACGGCGCCATTTCGCCTGCAGGgacaaaaagaggagaagaggtcAGAATCATGGAGAAATTCTGCCATCTGGAGGGTTCTTCTGGTTCTCACagaatttgttttatatttatgtttattttatttattagttaaTAATTGCATCCAGCTATTAGTGGACCAAACGTATCAGCAATTAAATCAATATAATCTATAATCAATTTAGTAAAAGACAAACATCAAACATTAGCTTCTCTAATGAGAGGTTACGCATCTTTTCTGTCTTATGAGAATTTAAACTCAATATATTTGTGTTGACATCGTCATGTCGCGCTTCATCTCTTCACATTTTCACTCTATGACATTTTTTTCGCACCAATTGATTATGATAAATACGACCAACATGTACAAATAGTCAGACACAAAGCCTCCACCAACaacagattttaaaataaactattcAAAATGCGCCGAGATTCTGTTTCTTAAAAAGGAAAGCACCACATTTTTGTGACACAAACCCAGAAGCTGTGATGAGTCATCGAGAATGACCACCAGCATTTctcagaaaatagaaaaaggagAACTTGTGGCAGATCTGAAACTCGGGCGCACAAAACCCTCCGAACGACCACCAGGAGACACGACTTCACAcggactttcaaaataagagaacCCAACAAGAAAACACTCTTCTCTGAGGTGGATATTTAATTCCTTCCGTCCCTCCCCACCAGTTTATTCTGAAGTTGCTGACACAGCATCACTTACCGCACCGACAGGGTGAAGTCTCCCGGGTTGCTCTTACTGGGTCGGGCCAGGAAGCTCCCGTCCACTCCTCGGGTCAGCAGCAGGTTCTCAGCCTCCACACCTGTGATGTTGGGGTGAAACCACctgagagggacacacacacacacacacacacacactctgtatcAGCTGCCTGTAAAGAGCTTGGCTgctttcttcaaatattctgacaataaaataaagctCCTTTTTGATAGATGCACTAACTGCAGCTGCACCATAACTTCTCTGTATGGATGAAATAAAGCAAAGATAGATGCTGTTGTGCGTGTGGTTGTgagtaaaccccccccccaacacaagCCTGTGTCTATC comes from the Gasterosteus aculeatus chromosome 14, fGasAcu3.hap1.1, whole genome shotgun sequence genome and includes:
- the ptpn11a gene encoding tyrosine-protein phosphatase non-receptor type 11 isoform X1 — translated: MTSRRWFHPNITGVEAENLLLTRGVDGSFLARPSKSNPGDFTLSVRRNGAVTHIKIQNTGDYYDLYGGEKFATLAELVQYYMEHHGQLKEKNGDVIELKYPLNCADPTSERWFHGHLSGREAEKLLTEKGKNGSFLVRESQSHPGDFVLSVRTGDDKTDSSDSKPKVTHVMIRCQHDLKYDVGGGEKFDSLTDLVEHYKKNPMVETLGTVLQLKQPLNTTRINAAEIESRVRELSKLAEATDKVKQGFWEEFETLQQQECKLLYSRKEGQRAENKNKNRYKNILPFDHTRVVLNDREPNEPGCDYINANIIMVVSAVMPELDPKCNSTKVKKSYIATQGCLQNTISDFWRMVFQENSRVIVMTTKEVERGKSKCVKYWPDMSALKEYGAMRVRNVRETSAHDYILRELKLSKVGQGNTERTVWQYHFRAWPDHGVPTDPGGVLDFLEEVNLKQESIVDAGPIAVHCSAGIGRTGTFIVIDILIDVIREKGVDCDIDVPKTIQMVRSQRSGMVQTEAQYRFIYMAVQHYIETLQRRIEEEQKSKIKGREYTNIKYSLSDLTGGEQSPLPPCTPIPTPTCTEMREDSSRVYENVGLMQQQKSFR
- the ptpn11a gene encoding tyrosine-protein phosphatase non-receptor type 11 isoform X2; translation: MTSRRWFHPNITGVEAENLLLTRGVDGSFLARPSKSNPGDFTLSVRRNGAVTHIKIQNTGDYYDLYGGEKFATLAELVQYYMEHHGQLKEKNGDVIELKYPLNCADPTSERWFHGHLSGREAEKLLTEKGKNGSFLVRESQSHPGDFVLSVRTGDDKTDSSDSKPKVTHVMIRCQHDLKYDVGGGEKFDSLTDLVEHYKKNPMVETLGTVLQLKQPLNTTRINAAEIESRVRELSKLAEATDKVKQGFWEEFETLQQQECKLLYSRKEGQRAENKNKNRYKNILPFDHTRVVLNDREPNEPGCDYINANIIMVVSAVMPELDPKCNSTKVKKSYIATQGCLQNTISDFWRMVFQENSRVIVMTTKEVERGKSKCVKYWPDMSALKEYGAMRVRNVRETSAHDYILRELKLSKVGQGNTERTVWQYHFRAWPDHGVPTDPGGVLDFLEEVNLKQESIVDAGPIAVHCSAGIGRTGTFIVIDILIDVIREKGVDCDIDVPKTIQMVRSQRSGMVQTEAQYRFIYMAVQHYIETLQRRIEEEQKSKIKGREYTNIKYSLSDLTGGEQSPLPPCTPIPTPTCTEMSIPDSFFRQPHLDA